A segment of the Desulfovibrionales bacterium genome:
GCCCTGACCGCCGAGACATACGGCACTGTATTCGGTTCATTTAAGACGGCCATCGTAATACTGTTCGCCTTTTACTATTCGGCGTGTGTGCTTCTGTTCTGTGGCGCGATTGTCGCCCAATGCAGCCAAATACGAAGATAAGGCCCCATGAATCTGCCCAACCTGATAACGGTCATACGTATATTACTAACGCCCGTATTAATCATACTTCTTTTAAACGCCTCTTTTAATAAGGCGTTGGCTGTCTTTGCGCTGGCCGGTTTGAGCGATGGCCTGGATGGCTTTCTGGCGCGTTACCTGAGACAGAAAACCGCTCTGGGCGCTTACCTGGACCCCATAGCAGACAAATTGCTCCTGTCCGCTACTTTTATAGCCCTGGCTACCTTGGAACTTGTACCGAGCTGGCTGACTGTAATAATTGTCAGCCGGGACGTAATTATAGTCCTGGGTATAGCTATGTTATTTGTCAGTGGTTCCGAGGTGCCTATAAGACCGAGCATAATAAGCAAGCTCACTACCCTTTTACAGATAATGACTGTTTTTGTTATCTTGAGCAGGGATCTCTGGGCGGTTATATGGCAGATGCGGGATACCTTGGTATGGTTGACCACGGTGTTTACCGTGTTGTCCGGATTACATTATATCTATTTTGGGGTAAAGATTTTCAGTCGTGCGAATGGGAAATGAGATATGGTATCAGCTTTTGGCCAGCCGGCCATACTGGTCGTCGAACCGAATGATATCGTCTTCGCCCAGATAAGAGCCGTTTTGCACTTCTATTAGTTCGAGGGTTATGATGCCGGGGTTTTCCAGCCTGTGTTTTTCTCCGGCCGGGATATAGGTTGATTCGTTTTCCCTCAGCAGAAAGACCTCCTCGCCTCTGGTCACCCGGGCTGTGCCCCGGACTGCAATCCAGTGTTCGGAGCGGTGATGGTGCATCTGGAGCGAGAGCTGTGCCCCGGGCTTTACAGTAATACGTTTGATTTTAAATCCGGGATGTTCCTCAAGCACCGTATAAGTCCCCCAGGGACGGTGGGCGGTCTGGTGCAGGAGATATTCCTGGCGATTTGCGG
Coding sequences within it:
- the pgsA gene encoding CDP-diacylglycerol--glycerol-3-phosphate 3-phosphatidyltransferase, encoding MNLPNLITVIRILLTPVLIILLLNASFNKALAVFALAGLSDGLDGFLARYLRQKTALGAYLDPIADKLLLSATFIALATLELVPSWLTVIIVSRDVIIVLGIAMLFVSGSEVPIRPSIISKLTTLLQIMTVFVILSRDLWAVIWQMRDTLVWLTTVFTVLSGLHYIYFGVKIFSRANGK